A single genomic interval of Centropristis striata isolate RG_2023a ecotype Rhode Island chromosome 8, C.striata_1.0, whole genome shotgun sequence harbors:
- the LOC131976461 gene encoding RIIa domain-containing protein 1 produces MAGEGGLPKLDVAVLSAEQQEKLRQFKIKTRIDNEKYLRSHPEVDVLIGDFLRDVLLKRPADIREFAADHFTNPNLRAVIGSKMEGNME; encoded by the exons ATGGCTGGAGAAGGGGGTTTGCCAAAACTGGACGTCGCTGTATTAAGTGCTGAGCAGCAAGAGAAACTGCGACAGTTCAAG ATCAAGACCAGAATCGATAATGAGAAGTATTTGAGATCCCACCCAGAAGTAGATGTATTGATAGGCGACTTTCTAAG AGATGTGCTTCTTAAAAGACCTGCTGACATCCGAGAATTTGCTGCAG ATCACTTCACCAACCCAAACCTTCGTGCAGTTATTGGCTCCAAAATGGAAGGAAACATGGAGTGA